The Kordia sp. SMS9 DNA window GAAAGCTGATGTTTAAATTCAATCTATTATAGTTGTTTACAGCCCATTGTAATGCAGTTTGCATTTTTGATGATAATCCGTTAGAATTGTTTGCTGTATATCCAATAATGGTGATAACTCCAGGACTTACTAAGTTATTTGTGCGGTATTGTTTGCTTGTAATTCCATCTCCAATTTCCATGCTCATTAATTGATCATGTGACATGATGATGTCTCCTTCAAGCAGGTATGCTTCCTCCATTTTGCCTCCTGGCTTTTCGAACATTGTTTTTTGCATGTCGAATGTATTGAAGTGAAGTGATTGTGCTTTTTCAAATGCATCTTGTGGAATTCCTACTGGTGCTAGTGCTTCTTGCTCCTCGTCTACTACGTTAGCGGTGTCTTTACTACATGAGGTAAAAGTGAGCCCCATAGCCAGTGCCATTAGCAGAGCTAAGTTTTTAAATTTTTTCATTTTAGAAGTTTTTTCGGTTAATGTTAATAATTGTTTGGAGCGATTTTTAACACGTGATAAAACTATAATATTTATTAAAGAATTCCTAATAAAATGTTAAAAACACTAAGAATATTCAAATAATTAACAGATTATGTGTGTTTTGTTAAATATTCATCAAAAAAAATAGACGCTCGTAAAAGCGTCTATTTCAGTTTTTTACTATATGTAATACCAAATGTGTCTAAATAATTTCAGCGGAAAGTCCAGCTTCAAGCAATTTGCTACATCTTGGTTTTAAATCTTCATATTCTCCAGTTTTCACGGTACATTTTCCTTTGTAATGTACAATTATAGAACATTGTTCTGCTTGTTCAGCAGTATGATCACAAGCATAGATTAGTGTTTCAATGACGTGATCAAATGTATTTACATCGTCGTTATATAATACAATTTCGTTGTTCTTTTGTACATCTTCTAAGGTTAAATATTCTTCCTTAATTTTTTCTTGTGTACTCATATTCAATATTTTACTACAAATTTACAAATTTTAACGAAACCCAATTATTTTTTTCGAGTTTGTCTGCAAATTTTAACTTGTTTTTTACACATTCCTCTGTAATAATCGGAATATCTTCCGTGTAAAACCCACTTAGAAATAAAATTCCGTTCGCATGTAAACATGCCGCATATTGATGAATATCGCTCAATAAAATGTTTCTGTTGATATTTGCAATGATAATATCATAGGTTTTATCTTTTAGCAAAGACACATCGCCTTCATACACAGAAATATGTTGACAGTTATTGCGTTCTACATTTTCTAGTGAGTTTAGATAACACCAGTTATCAATATCAATTGCGTCTATTGGTTTTGCGCCTTTCATTTCAGCCAAAATTGCCAAAACTCCGGTTCCGCATCCCATATCTAACACTTTTTTATCGGTAACATCGGTATTGAGAATGTGCTGCAACATCATGTGTGTGGTTTCGTGATGACCTGTTCCAAAGCTCATTTTTGGTTCAATGATGATATCGTATTCCACCGCTGGTTTTTCGTGAAAAGGCGCTCTTACTACACATTTTTCGTCTACTTCAATCGGCTCAAAATTCTTTTCCCATTCTTCATTCCAGTTGACTTGCGCTATTTCTTCTTTTTGATAACTGATCTTAAATTCAGCATTGTTCAGAATTTGAATGTTTTCTAAAATAGCTTCATGCCAATCGCCTTTTTGAATGTACGCATTGACACCTTCTTCATTTTCTACAAAGCTTTCAAAACCTGCAAAACCCAACTCTGCAATGAGTATTTCTGTGGCAGGTTGCAATGGTGAAATTTTAAAGGTATATCCTATGTAGGTTGTAGACATGATTAGAATGCGTTTATGATCGCTGTAAAGTCAGCAGCTTTTAAGGCCGCTCCACCAATTAATCCGCCATCTACATCTTCTTTTGCAAAAATTTCAGTCGCATTTGCTGGTTTTACACTTCCTCCATATAAAATAGACAATTCAGTTGCGGTATCGCTTCCAAATTTTTCTGAGATTGTTTTACGAATAAACGCATGCATTTCCTGTGCTTGTTTTGGCGAAGCTGTTTCTCCGGTTCCTATTGCCCACACTGGTTCGTATGCCAAAATGATGTTTTTCCAATCGGCAACAGCTAAGTGAAATAATGCATTTTTTAATTGACTTTCTACCACGTTGAAATGGTTTTCAGACTTGCGGTCTTCCAATTCTTCTCCAAAACAGAATACAATTTGCAAGTCATTTGCGAGTGCAGCGTCTACTTTTTTGGCTAATAATTCGTCCGTTTCTCCAAAATACGCTCTGCGCTCGCTATGTCCAAGAATTACGGTATGTACACCCACACTTTTTAGCATATTTGCAGATATTTCTCCTGTATAGGCACCTTTTGCTTCTTGATGCATGTTTTGAGCAATCACCTCAATGTTGTGTCCTTTTAACATATTGAATGCTTGAAAAAGATTCACAAACGTTGGTGCTACCATAACATTTACGTCTGTTTCCGGCACGTGTGCAATTAAATCATTTAATAAAGCTTCCGTTTCCGAAAGGTCATTGTTCATTTTCCAGTTCCCTGCTACTATTTTACGTCTCATTATATTGTTTTTTTAGTATCTTTTTATGTTTATTGTAATGCTTTTAGCAATACTTTATCATCTGTTTTGATGGCTTCAAAAAGTTTGATGCTTCCGTTAGGATTGACAATCATGTATCTTGGAATCCAATTGAGTCCGATCGCTTTTCCAAAGCTACCTTTCATTCCAGATTTCACATAATAGTGTGTTCCTGTAAGATCATACTTTTTCATGCTCGCTTTCCATTGCGCTTTATTTCGGTCCAAAGATAAAAATAGGTATGTTAACTGCGGATTATTTTTTTGAATTTCTTTTACGTCAGGAATTCCCACCAAACAATCGCGACACCACGAAGCCCATATATCTACAAAGATAGTTTTTCCTTGGTGTTTTTTTAGAATGTTTTCAAAAGTATGCGTTTCTCCGTTTACAGAAAGCATCATTTCTTGCAATGCTTCTGGTGGAAATTCTTTTAGGATTTGTTTTTGACAACTTACTCCCAAAAACGCTATCAAACATACATAAAGAATGTATTTCATGCTATTTTTGAATGATGATTTGTGTTTTTTTGGTAATGTACGGATAGAGTTCATTCACATCTTTATTTTTCATGGAAATGCAGCCTAGTGTCCAGTTTTGCTTTTCATCAATGACATGATCCATTCCGTTTGGAACACCGTGAATTCCGACTTCGCCACCAATGGTTTCGCTTTCTTTGATGATACCAGCGGCTTTTCGAGCGTTGAATTTTTTCCATGAATTTGCATTCGGATAATCTATCCAAATAAATTTTGACCAACTTTTATGCGGATATTTATCACGCATCCCAAATGTACCTTCTGGCGTTCGCTTGTCGCCTTCTTTTTCTTTGTCATCAACAGGATTTCCTCCAAAAACAACCGCGTATTGTTTGACTAGTGTATCTGCTGTAAATACCGAAAGTGTGTAGTCGCTTTTGTCTATGAGAATACGAACAGAAGTTCCTTTAGGCAATAATTGATTCAGTGAAGTTTGCGTCGAGTTCGTATTTTGATCCGTTGTTTTGTTTTTACACGCTGACAACCAAAATGATAACACAAAACAGATACAGTACATGCGAGAAACTTTCATACTACTATTCTATTATAAATTGTCTTATTTCTGAATTTGATATATTTCCAACAAGATCTCTCGATTCTATTTTCCAGTAATATACGCCTGGCGTTAAGGTTTCTGTGTGAGTTTCAGCAGTAATCATCGCAGCAACTTCTTGTACTGGTGGATTTACCGTATCTACGTAGACTGTATATTCTAGCAATGCCGTTTCGCCTTCATCAGGATCATTTCCTTGCCAAGTGAATACGACATCTGCCGTGGTTACTGTTGCGCCATTGTTAGGACTTAGTAAGGTTGCAGGGAAAGGCAAATAGTTTGCGATGGCGTTGAACGGCGTTTGAAATTGCCATATTGCTCCCGTTACGGAATCGCCTTCGCTGTCAGTAGCCGCTACAGTCCAAGCATACGAAGTTCCTTTTTCTAAGGTGACACTGGTATTAGTTTCCATAGGATTTTCTGTGGTAACTACCAAGTTGGTGGCTAAGTTTCTGAGTGTAAACGTATAATTGAGTACATCGTCTTCCACATCTTGAAAAGGATTCCATTGAAAATCAACTACAATTTCGGAATCTGAAATTTCTTCTCCTGTACACACTGCATTATTTGTTGGAGCAATGTAACTGCTCGCTGTAGGAATGTTGTTTTCTGGATCAACTGGAGCAGGATCATCGCCTGAACCACAACTTATAAGTAGTATGATGGTGAAAAGTGTTCCTATTTTTTTCATTTTCTATTTTTTATTTTTTGATTAATTTTTGTGTGAATGTAGTTGCTGCTGTAGCTAATTGCACAAAATACACGCCTGTTTTTAGTTTTTGTATGTCTATTTTTTGATGATTTACAGGAGTTTTGATGGTTTCTTGAAAAAGTAATCGTCCAGAAACATCATGAATTGTCACGATAGCATTTTTGGTGTTTTCTGCATTGAGCAAACTCAAATAGATATAATCGTTACTAGGATTTGGCAACATAACAAAGTCTGCATTTGAAACTGTTTTTACAACTTCCATAAATTTTCCTTGGCATGCTTTTTCTGTTTGCACTTCAATCATGTTTACTGGTTTGGTTAGTTGCTTCGTGAAAGTTACTGTGGTGTTTTCGCTTGGCGCGATAACCGTGTGTTTTTCGCCATTGATGAAAATACTGTAATTCGTTGCTCCAAGTAAGTCAATGGTATATTCGTTGCTTCTTGATAAGGCGGAATTCGCAGCCAATTCCGCAGGATCGCCAATTTCTACTGTGAAACATTGCGTATAGTTTTCTACTGAAATGCTAAAACACAATTCATAAGTTCCTGCGTCTAGATTTTCGATGAGTAAATTTTCAACAAATGAACTTACTGGTAAATTTATTTGTGTTCCATCACGCGTTAAGTCAACTTCATAGGTGTAATTTGCTATGGTTTTGATGTCAATTTTTGCATTGTCCAAACTGGCGCAGGTTTCACTGATGGTTTGTATGATATAGTTATCTACAGGCAATGCAAACGGACAGCCATCTGCCGAACTTCCACTGTAAAATTGACAATCATCGTCCACATCTAAAATGCCATCGTTGTCATCGTCATCATCACAGAGATCGCCAATGCCGTCTTCGTCAAAGTCTTCCTGCGCAGGATTGTAGAAATCTGCACAGTTATCATCTAGGTTTGGAATTTCGTCGCCATCGCTATCATCGTCACACACATCGCCGATTCCGTCACCATCTTGATCCGCTTGATCAGTATTTGGTGTATTAGGACAGTTATCCAAATAGTTATAAATGGTATCGCTATCGGTATCTTCTACAATGCGTGTTTCGGTTTTGTTGGTAATAATTGGCGCGTTGAAATCAAAATAAATGGCGGCTCTGTTGTCAATAATGTCTCCGATTTGTACTGTGCTTTTTGGTTTTACTCTAAACGCTACAAATCCGTGACTGTTAGGTTCATCCGTAGTACTATCTGGCAGATTGATATTGTCAAAGAAAAATTCTAATTCACGATCTGCGCCTGTTGTCAACGCAATATAATACTCATGACTTGCAGCTACAGGTTCAAACGTATCCCAATCAATCAGCTCGCTCATTAAATCTTTGATACGGATATTCACTGCTGGTGAGGTTCCTTCATTTTGAAAACGAATGACGTAATGTAGATATTCGTCTATATCATCAATCAGTAGATGTTCGCCTTCAAGTACTGTTTTATCGTTTGGATCGTATGAAGAAAGTACTGTCTGATTGAGACTGTTTTGATTGTTATTCGGAGTAATATCATTCGTCAACGGTACTAGCGCAGAGAAAAAGAGCACATCATTGATATTGGTTGTTGGTGGTGGTAAAATATCAAAATTGACCGTAATACTTCTCGTTTCCCCTGGAATTAGATTTGTATAATCCCACCGAAGTAAACCTGTTGTTTGTGTAGTTGGCGGAATTGATGCAGCAGTAAAATCGAGTTTTACATCATCAAAATTAAAGTCAATTGTTCCATTGACCAATGTCGTTCCATTGTTTTCAAGTACAATAGTGTAGGCTGCTTCAAAACCTGCTATGGGAGCAATTTCAGGAATAATCACTACTGATATGTCTTCAAATGTTTCACTAAACGAAGTACAAAAATCGACTACATTCGTATTGTCAGTTCCTGTAATTGTGATGGTTGATACTGCTGGAATCGTATTGAGTAAACTTTCTGAGGCAAGGTATACATCAAAAGTACCTTCGGGCACGACTAATGAATAGTTGCCATTTTCATCTGTAAATGTGGTGTAGTAATTGATTCCGTCATACGCAACAACTTCCATGTTTTCAAAAGGAAAATCATTGTTTACATTGCAACCATCCGCATCAAAATCAAGTAAAACAGTTCCTGTAATTATGTTTGCGGTACAAGTTGCGGATGTGGTTTGACAAGGCAGACTCACATTGACCAGCGCATAGTTTGTATTGTTTGCTATGAAATTACAAATAGCAGCGCAATCATCTAAACCTGGACTACTTTGAATTCTTAATTCTCCTCCTACATTTTGTAGTGATTCCAATCCATCTAAGGAAGGAATGATTGCATTGTAAATAATTTTAAGGTCTCCAGCAACCGTATGCAAAGAAGAAAATGCATCTTCCATAGAGGTCAATCCGAATTCAATATCTCTTACGGTACAATTTCCATTGATGGTGTGCAATACCTGAAATGAAGTCGTATATGGCGCAAATTCGTCAAATTCAATATTTCCACCGATGGTTTCCAACGAGTTCATTTCAAAAGAATACGAAGCCTCTGTTTTTGGTAAATAATTTATTTTTATTGAGCCATTCATTTGGGTTAAGGAATTGATTGATACTTGACCAATTTGCGCTCCTTTATTGTAATCAATAAGTTCGTTTGGGTCAGTTGGTAAGCTTGTTGGATATTGAAAACCACTTTCTAAGATAATATCGCCTCCAATAAATGTTAAACTATTAAAGTTTATTTCTTCAATGTCAATTTCTGTAAAATTTGTTCCTGAAACGAGCAAACTTCCTCCTAGTGTTTCTAAGTTTGGATACTCTAAAGATACTTTGGTATCTATATCACCAAAAGGATATACATTTCCATATCCGTCAATTTCTATATTTCCTCCTATCGTTTTAATATTAGGTAAAGGAGGAAATTGTTGGGCTCCTTTCAAATATAAGTTTCCACCAAGGGTTTCCAATCCACTAAGTCCAGAGCGAACTGTTGCTTTATCAACAAAAATATCTCCTTCAATAGTTGTTAGGTTGTTAAGAAAATCTAATCCAATTCTTGGCAAGCCACAGGTATTAAATCCAGCAATCCGTAAATCTCCACCTATAGATGTAAAAGATGTAAATAGATTCGTTGCATTGACGGCATCTTCATATATTCGTACGCAACTGAATTTTAAGTCACGTTCTACTCTTTGAAGTTGTGTAAAACCTATAATACTACTAAAACCTATAGCTCCCATTATAAAGTCTTCTCCAATGTATTGTAAATTGTAAAATCCGTCTATTTCAACGCCACTTTTTGTTTGATTAATGCGTAAATTTCCTCCAATGGTTTCCAGACTATTAAAGCCACTTATTAATTCCAACGCGTTGCCATAACCTGGAGTTACATTTTCATCATAGTATAAGTGAATTAAATTAAAGTCACCTCCAATACTTACCAAATTGTTGAACCCAGAAATTGTATGTATGTATTCGGTCGAACCGAATCTAAACTCTCCTGAAACACTTACTAGATTCTCAAATCCATAAATTTCCGTTGGAGTACCATAATTTTCACCATAAACTACTAAGTTACCTTGTATAGAATTGATAAAATTTAATCCGCTTACATCTCTATCATCTGTATATTCAACGCCTAAACTAAATGGAAGATCTGGACATGTAGTTCCATAAGCAGCTACAAAAGCATCTATTTCTTCTTGAGTCCTTAATGACATACTTTCTGTAGGACATTGTGCGTTTACGAAATGTATACTTAAACAAACTGTAAATAGTAATCGTAATATTTTCTTCATATTTAATTTTTAAACATGGCAAAATAAATAGCCGTCATTGAATAGTTTAGCGTATTTGATTTTTTCTTTAGTGCATACAGTAATCTAGTCCGTAACAATAAGTTAAAGTACGTACGCAGTTTTTTATGAACTATGACCAAGGTCATGTATTCATTCAATTTTTTGAGTATTTCCACGGTAAGTTTTTTTATGCAATAAAGTGTACTTAGGTAGAAATGAACGCTTGTTATTTTAAACGTATTTTAGGATCGAGGTAACCATATACAATATCAACTAAAATATTGATAATTACAAACATAGAAGCAATAATTAATACCGCGCCCATGATGATTGGAAGGTCTTGACTGTTTAAAGCATCTACGATTTCTTTACCGAGTCCGTTCCAACCGAAGATGTATTCTACAAAAACAGCACCTGCCAACATGGACGCAAACCAACCTGAAATTGCCGTAATTACAGGATTGAGTGCATTTTTGACAGCATGATTTTTTATGATTTTAAATTCACTCAAACCCTTTGCTCTTGCCGTACGAATGTAATCTTGATTGAAGACTTCTAGCAATGAATTTCGCATCAACTGAATGACAACCGCCAACGGACGAATTCCCAACACGATGGCGGGCAAGATGAGATTTTTCCAGCGAATGCTGATCGATTCGCCAAAATCATCTACTTCATATAAACTTCCAGTCATGTTCAAATTGGTGAATTCGTGCAATAGAAATCCAAAAATCCACGCAAATAAAATCGCGCTAAAGAAAGAAGGAAGACTCATTCCTAGCGTACTGATGATTTGAATCATTTTGTCCACAAATGTATCTTTATACAACGCAGAAATGATTCCAAATATAATTCCCAACAACATTGCAATACTGATCGCTGCAATTGCTAAAACGACCGTATTTGGTAAGGTTTCTTTAATGACTTGCGCGACACTTTTTCCCGATTTTTGAAATGATTCACGTAAGTATGGAAACTTTAAGACTGTCGTAGTGTTTCCGATGGTGAATAGTGTTGCAGCCGAATATTTATTTTTAGCCAAATAGGTGTAATCTTCTTTTTCAGTAGAATGAAATGAGATCGGCAGTAAATCGTTGAGATAGTACGCATATTGCGTTAACACAGGTTTGTCGAAACCGTATTTCTTCTTCACGATGACAACTTGTTCCTCTGTTTGGTTTTGCCCAAGCATCATTTTTGCAGGATCGCCCGGCAAAATATTAAACAAGAAAAAAATCACGGTCACAACACCGAAAAGCGTTAAAAAGGCATAGCCAATTTTATGTAATATGTATCTTCCCAAAGATTGTTTTTAGAGTTTTATAGTGTCAAAATCGTTGTAATGTTTTTTGTCGGTAATGGTCCCTTTTTCTACTTTTAAAACTCCTGGATTGGAGCGAACAATGGTTTTTAAGGCAGTTTCGTCGGTTAAATAGAAATCAAAATTAAATTTCATCAAGGTTGATAAGTCTTTTAAATCTTCAGGATCCGCAGACGATACACCAATAACTTTGTAACCTGCGTCAATCGCTTTGTCCGTAAACGTTTTTACTTTCGAAAAACCAGCATCTTCTGCTTTATCCAAATTATACATAATCACCATAATGAGTTTTTCTTCTTCCATCATCATTTCCGTAACATCACCATCATCCATACTTTCAATGGCAAAATCGTGAATTGGTGGTTCGTAGCCTTCTTCTACAACTTCACTTCGTATCGTTTTGTAGGTTCCGCCTTCAACTTTTGGCTGTTCGCCAATCTTATCGGTAACAACTTCCACTTCGTCTCCATCCACATCAAAAACCCAAATATATTTAAAAACTGGTCGTGGTGCATCTGGCGGAACGGTCATTCCATCCATAATGTTTGCGCCAATTTTATACGGTCTAAAGTCAAATGTTGGCAAATGATTCAGCACATGTCTTCCAAAGAAAATACATGCCAATAAACTTACTGTCGCAATGGCGATGCTTACTTTGTTGGAAACAATAGGTTTGATATGTTTGATTCCCATGAAAAGAATTAAGATTGCAACTAACAGAATGATATCTTTCCAAAAGCTTTCCCAAGGCGTCAATTTCCAAAAATCGCCAAAACAACCACAATCGGTTACTTTATTGAAATAGGCCGAATAGAAGGTTAAAAACGTGAAGAACACAATTAATCCTAACAAACTCCAAAGTACTGGTTTTTTAAACAAACTTAGTAAAATCATGACACCGAGAATCACTTCTAGGATGACTAAAAAAACAGCCATCCACAACGCATACGGTGACAAAAATTCGAGATTTAGCACGTCTTCCGCAAAATAATCTGTCAATTTGAATGAAAACCCAACAGGATCATTCAGCTTGATAAATCCTGAAAAAATAAACAATCCGCCCACAAAAATTTGACAAGCAATCGTAAGGATTTTTCCATAGATGGTATTGAAAAAAATAACTTTTTGTTGTATGATTTGCTGCCAAATCGACGTTGCTTTTTCGGGTTGTGAAGCTCCTGTTTTTTCCATGTGATCGTTTTGTAATTGTCAACGCATTTTCAATAGACTTCCTTGTGTTTTTATTGTGCGATGCGTTAAATTTTATGTAAATTTCGTCCAAAATTACCAATTTATAAAAAGAAAAGGACATAACTTCATTTTAAAGGTATTTATGTATGCAAAGTATAAACTGTAATGGACATTTAGTATCACTAGAAACCCCAAAAGTGATGGGAATTTTGAATGTGACACCTGATTCTTTTTATGATGGTGGCAAGTTTAAAAATCCGAAAAGCATATTGGCGCAGGTTGAAAAAATGTTGACTGATGGCGCAACTTTTGTAGATGTTGGCGCATACAGTTCGCGACCAAATGCACCGCATGTTTCGTTGGAAGAAGAAAAGAAACGCTTGTTGCCGATTTTGGAATTGATTTTACAGGAATTTCCAAACACGATACTGTCAATTGATACTTTTCGTAGTGAAGTGGCGAAAGCTGCCATTGATTTGGGTGCTGCGATGATTAATGATATTTCTGCGGGAAATTTGGATGAACACATGATGCAAACTGTTGGAAAACTTGGTGTTCCATATATTATGATGCACATGCAAGGCACACCGAAAACCATGCAAGAAAATCCTAGGTATGAAAATGTGGTGAAAGATATTTTGCAAGAACTTTCAGAAAAAATTGCGGTAGCACGATCGCATAATATTAACGATCTCATTGTTGATCCTGGTTTTGGTTTTGGAAAAACCATTGCACATAATTATGCTATTTTAAGCGATTTGAAGCTTTTTTCCTTCTTGGATTGTGCCGTATTAGCGGGCGTTTCCAGAAAATCTATGATTTATAAAGTGTTAGCAACAACTCCGCAAGAAGCACTAAACGGAACTTCTGTGTTACATACAATTGCCTTACAAAATGGTGCTTCCATTATACGCGTGCATGATGTGAAAGAAGCTGTGGAATGTGTAAAGTTGGTAGGAATGGTTGGTTAGCTGTTAGCTGTTAGCTGTTAGCTGTTAGCTGTTAGCTGTTAGCTGTTAGCTGTTAGCTGTTAGCTGTTAGCAAAAATACTTTTTCATTTTAGGTTTAGCGTTTTACATTTTAAATTCATTATTCATTATTCGTCTTTTTGAAGTTTCTCAATTCTCAATACGAACCTCTCAATGCTTATAAACAGTTCAACTTCTTAGCCTTTGTCACGAATTCACGAATGACTTTATAATTACTCTTTCCATAATGTATTCGAATTTTATGTTTTTCTTAAAAAAAAATTAAACATTTAGCATTCAACATTTTAAAACTGTTAATTACCCTGTAAAAAAAACTGTCTGAGATAAATTCTCAAACAGTTTTCATTTTTTCAAACTACATCCTAAAAGTCAAAACAGAAGCAACATTGTACTTCTGCGCAGTGATGTCCACAATCGAAACAGGCTCCATTGCTATAGCATTTTGCGCGTCCTCCGTTGATTTTGTGTTGTTGTGCTTTTTCAATTTCTGAAACTCCATTTATTTTTAAGATCTTGTGTAACATGTTATAAAGTTTTTTGTTAATAATTTTTAAGGTAAGAATTCTCTTTATTAAATAGTTACGGTTTCACCATAGAAGTTTTTAAGTTTCTACTTGAAAACATACACTTATAAACTTCAATTTTTGTTTTTTGTCAATTTGTTTTTTTGAAGTTTCTCAATACTCAATTCGAATCACACCATTGAGTAAAGTCTCTCGACTTTGTAACTTTTACAACTTTACAACTACCATCACACGCGATAAAACTTCACATTTAGTATTTTACATTCTAAATTTTGTTATTTTTACTCAATTCTATAGGAAACACGCACATTGGACTTTTTTGGATTCTTAAATTTTGGACTGTTAGACTTCATCGAAATT harbors:
- a CDS encoding BT_3928 family protein; translation: MEKTGASQPEKATSIWQQIIQQKVIFFNTIYGKILTIACQIFVGGLFIFSGFIKLNDPVGFSFKLTDYFAEDVLNLEFLSPYALWMAVFLVILEVILGVMILLSLFKKPVLWSLLGLIVFFTFLTFYSAYFNKVTDCGCFGDFWKLTPWESFWKDIILLVAILILFMGIKHIKPIVSNKVSIAIATVSLLACIFFGRHVLNHLPTFDFRPYKIGANIMDGMTVPPDAPRPVFKYIWVFDVDGDEVEVVTDKIGEQPKVEGGTYKTIRSEVVEEGYEPPIHDFAIESMDDGDVTEMMMEEEKLIMVIMYNLDKAEDAGFSKVKTFTDKAIDAGYKVIGVSSADPEDLKDLSTLMKFNFDFYLTDETALKTIVRSNPGVLKVEKGTITDKKHYNDFDTIKL
- the folP gene encoding dihydropteroate synthase, producing MQSINCNGHLVSLETPKVMGILNVTPDSFYDGGKFKNPKSILAQVEKMLTDGATFVDVGAYSSRPNAPHVSLEEEKKRLLPILELILQEFPNTILSIDTFRSEVAKAAIDLGAAMINDISAGNLDEHMMQTVGKLGVPYIMMHMQGTPKTMQENPRYENVVKDILQELSEKIAVARSHNINDLIVDPGFGFGKTIAHNYAILSDLKLFSFLDCAVLAGVSRKSMIYKVLATTPQEALNGTSVLHTIALQNGASIIRVHDVKEAVECVKLVGMVG